The genomic interval TGAGCACCGGAATTTCCAAGGCTTCTTCCATGCCATTTATCTAGAAGAACAATGCCGGCATTTATAAACTCTAAGAGACAAAGAACAAGCAGCTATTGCAGCGGGGAGACGGTCTAATTTCAAGGGAAATGGTGCATTCAGTGAATGGTGAGTACCTCTCCTGCATCTAGGCCTACACACTGAGAATCTATGGCCCCTGCAAGCTCCATTCCCCTTGCTTTGCTTACTGCCACTATTGCCGTTCTTCCGATTTCTCTTGTGGCCCCAATGATAACAACCTTTTCAATATACCACCAGATTTTGCCCTCAGAGCAAGTTACAGTGCTATTAGAGAAGAACATCCACAAGGTCATAACCCACAGTACCTTGATTGTGATCTGAGATGGCGGCATCTGCGTTGAGCAGAAGACCTTTGCTGCTGCATTTCTCCTGCCAATCTTTCCGGATGCTCTGGTATGAACAGAGTGGCATAAAGTAACCATGCTTTTGTTCTGAAGACGGAGATTACAGGAAAGCGAAGGTTCAGGTAAGCCATGTCCTCTCTATTTGTCTTGTTTTTCCCTAACCTTGAGCTACCTTATCCTGCTGTGAACCCAGCGTGTGTGTGGCTTAAAATCGCTTCGGTTGCACGCATATCATCAGCCTCTCTGGACCATCTGATTCCATGGTATTGTCAAACACCAATTTAACGCTATACTATTTTCACAGGATTTGCATTAGTCTGCATTAATCAGGCGTCCTGGAGCGAGCATATTGTGATTCATCAATTCACATGGAGAGATGGTGAATTGGTGACCATCGCCGTGGTGTACCGATGGTGTGGATGATGCTGATCCATGGTCCGAAACCCAAATTAGCTCTCACTGAAAACGGCTGGCCGAGCCCAACAGCAACAAGGTGCCAAAACCCAAACATTGGCACAGGCATACGAGGCACTTGTCGGGGCAGCAGAGTGCAGACGCGAGAAGCGGCAGGTAGCCAGGTACAAGTAGCCATTGCTCCCCATCTTCTTCTAGTCGTCTTCTCTCCCactcgcacgcacgcacactcgAGTGATGAGTAGAGTAACAAAGACGGAGAGGAAGTTGATGAGCTCATGAGCATTTGATGGTTTCTATCTTGGTCACAGCATTGTTCGGGCTCTTGTGCGTCTTGGCCATCGCCGTcgtggaggggaggaagaagagcagaAGAGGTAATGGCTTTCTTTTGACTctatatattgtatatattcTGGACAAAGCTTTTATTCTTACATTGGCATGTCATCAAATTTACGTAAACCTTTTGTGCCGTAGAATCTAGCGCTGCTACGTTGCTTTACCCGACTTTGTATTTATTTCATCTTCCAAGCCAAGTATCCACTTTCTGCCTCTGCTTTTGTCACCTTTCGATACGTCACGCTCGCAGCCTGCTTATCTTATTTGCAAGAAAGCAAATTCGTTTCAATTCTTTCAGAAGAATAGACTTTATTCATGAAttgcaaaataagtttttttttccttcggtATTTCCCTTTCTTTTATTCATTACATGAAAGAGACATTGCACGCACACATTGTATAACACAGGCAACATCACATTGACACTTTCGTGAATACATTCTCTAATATAAACTCAAGAAGATACAGATCAGGGGCAGCTCCTAGCCACtaaaattttagagaaaatgCACCACCGATTTATTTATGTGTATTATTGGTGGGAATCAGGATTTAAATCTTGATTGCTTCATCACTAGTGTAACCCTTTTCCATTTGGTTGTTTTCTTCGTTCTTGTTAGTGAACaggagaggattttttttttctcaacttaTTACTATCTGGAGTACTCCTGTTTGTTCACGTTCGCAACATAACCAGGAAGAAATCATATCGGAATGATAAGGCTGCCGCTGTTAGCTGAACACAACTGAAACGTTTGCAGTGTTGCATTCGGAtcagaggaggaaaaaaagcTGTACCTGCATGCAGGACAGGAGGGGCATAACAGTAATTTGACACTGGGCAGGCGTGATCTCGACAGGGACGTCTCGGTAAATCCACCCAAACCGAAGAAGCCTTGGGCGCCTCGTCCAGTCAAGAGCCCAGAAAAACCCATCTGGActcactgacacgtgggccccacgggaCCGGCTCTCCTTTGGATGGCCGGTGCGATGCAACCACGCGCACTCGAGTGTGGCTCGAGCCCGACCTGATCAGGAACCCGATGCGCCGTTGCTGGGCTCGGTCGGATTCGGGCTCGTGACTGCCGCTGCTCCTCAGTCACTGACAACACTGGGCCACCCATTATTGTGCTGCTACTGTAGCAGAAGTACGTGCGTTGCGTTTGCATCGCGTCGCATGTGCGCACGGTTTGCCACGACGCCCACTCGCGCCTTTTCTAGTGGTCGCGCAAAGTTTGTTGCTTACACTCTCTCTCACTGACGCGTGGGACCCACCAGGCTCAGCCCTATTGTGGCGGTTACCGGCTTGGTTGAATCGTTGCCTTGTCAAAATGACAACGCGTCCATGTGTTAAAGAAAGCACATGATCTTTTGATTAAAACACAATAAAGTACTTGCACTGTTACCAAATCGCAAATCTTACACCCCCCCCTCTTGCAAAGATACGGCAATTACCAGCTTGCTTTTGCTGTAATCGCCATGTGCCCAGTGACTACTAGTACCACGAgccctttttgttttttcttttgctcattGATTGATACTAGTGAGGATGTTGGAATTTTGCCTAGTACTGTAGGCGAGCAATGGTGTCCTGTAGTATGCCTGTGCCCCTCCTGCTTGGGCAAGTACCACTACTGCCAACATGCAGTAGATTTATA from Oryza glaberrima chromosome 3, OglaRS2, whole genome shotgun sequence carries:
- the LOC127767737 gene encoding dihydrodipicolinate reductase-like protein CRR1, chloroplastic, producing the protein MVTLCHSVHTRASGKIGRRNAAAKVFCSTQMPPSQITIKVVIIGATREIGRTAIVAVSKARGMELAGAIDSQCVGLDAGEINGMEEALEIPVLNDLTMVLGSIAQSRATGVVVDFSEPSTVYDNVKQAAAFGLNSVVYVPNIELDTVTELSAFCEKASMVAW